From one Xiphophorus hellerii strain 12219 chromosome 18, Xiphophorus_hellerii-4.1, whole genome shotgun sequence genomic stretch:
- the rhoub gene encoding ras homolog family member Ub, producing the protein MSPADAMDYGRTMAPPVPPHNPQPARPGQGSGQERLLKCVLLGDGAVGKTSLVVSYTTNGYPTKYVPTAFDNFSAVVQVDGSPVRLQLCDTAGQDEFDKLRHFCYSRTDALLLCFSVVSPASFQNVWEKWVPEIRRRCPLTPILLVGTQCDLRQDVKVLIELARRRERPVAEEDARALAEKMGAVTYVECSALTQKNLKEVFDAAISVGLRHSDRRARRERKVRSTADKMKMLSKSWWKKYVCVQ; encoded by the exons ATGTCACCTGCAGACGCAATGGATTACGGACGGACTATGGCCCCTCCGGTGCCGCCGCACAATCCCCAACCCGCCCGGCCGGGACAGGGGTCGGGACAGGAGCGGCTGCTGAAGTGCGTCCTCCTCGGAGACGGAGCGGTGGGGAAGACCAGCCTGGTGGTCAGCTACACGACCAATGGATACCCGACCAAATACGTCCCGACTGCTTTTGATAACTTTTCGG CTGTGGTTCAAGTGGACGGGAGCCCAGTGAGACTGCAGCTGTGTGACACTGCAGGACAG GATGAGTTTGACAAACTCCGCCACTTCTGTTACAGTCGCACCGACGCCCTGCTGCTCTGCTTCAGCGTGGTCAGCCCTGCTTCCTTCCAGAACGTCTGGGAGAAGTGGGTCCCCGAAATCCGCCGCCGTTGCCCCCTGACCCCGATCCTCCTCGTAGGCACGCAGTGCGACCTGCGGCAGGACGTCAAGGTGCTGATCGAGCTGGCGCGGCGGAGAGAGAGGCCCGTGGCGGAAGAGGACGCCAGAGCGCTCGCAGAAAAAATGGGCGCCGTCACGTACGTGGAGTGCTCGGCGCTGACTCAGAAGAACCTAAAGGAGGTGTTTGACGCGGCGATCTCCGTGGGGCTGCGGCACTCCGACAGGAGGGCACGCCGGGAGAGGAAGGTCCGCAGCACCGCCGATAAAATGAAGATGCTGTCCAAGTCGTGGTGGAAGAAGTACGTGTGCGTCCAGTAG
- the rtn2a gene encoding reticulon-2a isoform X1: protein MGQVLGFSHCQEYGSVASTPDSTPPCTDGGNEESEMCDLQTAREWSDDDDEEVETGDPDDDEGQGSSPSIWGTPRQHSFELTFSYIAIAEAEAVGSSRHHRERRRGVPRLGRAPLIRTDTLEMLLDSPDVDWEPQGFLNQDEEETTSEARARESEEPRTASPVGRREGEQRETLTVQPAPETLDSKSERTNVGDGPEESASQIGQRTSEIQQHSFSQIARAEDSPTSEPESPITLETISVKLLTSVRPTDPARSSAASVGHNSQEQLLRDHWFSAPDLAEDLTVCIHIAVMDLIYWKDIERSGLVLTALVVGLLSLFQLSIISVVSTVSLAVMCFTISVRIYYQFLHILSWGDGEHPFKSYLDLDISLSGEQADIYMKKAISLALSAVDTLRRLFFVENLFESLKFLFLMYLVTYLGGLCNGLTILIISVIALFSLPLFYEKRQEQVDGFIGRIQAQIDSVKDFLRRLAQGGGPPPDTTPGGAKPKSQ, encoded by the exons ATGGGCCAGGTTTTAGGATTCTCCCACTGCC AGGAATATGGCTCTGTGGCGTCCACCCCAGACTCAACACCTCCATGCACCGATG GCGGCAACGAGGAGTCAGAGATGTGCGATCTGCAAACAGCCAGAGAGTGGTCCGACGATGACGATGAAGAAGTGGAGACAGGAGATCCGGACGACGACGAAGGACAAGGTTCCTCCCCGTCCATCTGGGGGACTCCTCGCCAGCACTCCTTCGAGCTGACCTTCTCTTACATCGCCATCGCAGAGGCCGAAGCGGTTGGGAGCTCACGCCACCATCGTGAGCGACGCAGGGGCGTCCCCCGGCTGGGACGCGCTCCTTTGATTCGAACTGACACGCTGGAAATGCTGTTAGACTCCCCTGATGTGGACTGGGAGCCACAGGGGTTTCTCAATCAAGATGAAGAAGAGACAACATCAGAGGCTAGAGCGCGGGAGTCAGAGGAACCAAGGACAGCAAGCCCTGTGGGAAGAAGGGAAGGGGAACAAAGGGAAACTCTTACAGTGCAGCCCGCTCCTGAAACTCTGGACTCAAAAAGTGAAAGGACAAATGTGGGAGATGGACCAGAAGAGAGCGCAAGTCAGATTGGTCAACGAACTTCTGAGATCCAGCAACACAGTTTCTCACAGATAGCTCGGG CAGAGGATTCACCAACCTCAGAGCCCGAGTCTCCCATCACCTTGGAAACCATTTCAGTCAAGCTGCTCACCTCTGTGCGACCCACAGACCCAGCGCGCTCGTCTGCGGCTTCCGTAGGCCACAACTCTCAGGAACAGCTGCTCAGAGATCACTGGTTTTCAGCACCGGACCTAGCAGAGGATCTGACCGTATGCATCCACATAGCAG TGATGGACCTCATCTACTGGAAGGACATAGAGAGAAGTGGCCTGGTGCTCACAGCCTTGGTGGTGGGCTTACTTTCCCTGTTTCAGCTCAGCATCATCTCTGTGGTCTCCACCGTCTCCCTGGCGGTCATGTGCTTCACCATCTCTGTACGCATTTATTACCAGTTTCTCCACATCCTCAGCTGGGGGGACGGAGAACATCCTTTCAA GTCATACTTGGATCTTGACATCAGTTTAAGTGGAGAGCAGGCTGACATCTACATGAAAAAAGCCATTTCTCTGGCTCTGTCTGCTGTTGATACCCTGAGGAGgctgttttttgtagaaaatcttTTTGAATCCCTCAAG TTCCTGTTTCTGATGTACCTTGTCACATATCTGGGAGGCCTTTGCAATGGCCTTACCATCCTCATCATCA GTGTGATTGCTCTCTTTTCTTTGCCCCTTTTCTATGAAAAACGGCAG GAGCAAGTGGATGGCTTTATTGGAAGAATTCAGGCCCAAATTGACAGCGTGAAGGACTT tcTGCGAAGACTTGCCCAAGGCGGCGGCCCTCCTCCTGATACAACTCCTGGTGGTGCCAAGCCTAAATCCCAGTAA
- the rtn2a gene encoding reticulon-2a isoform X2: MGQVLGFSHCQEYGSVASTPDSTPPCTDGGNEESEMCDLQTAREWSDDDDEEVETGDPDDDEGQGSSPSIWGTPRQHSFELTFSYIAIAEAEAVGSSRHHRERRRGVPRLGRAPLIRTDTLEMLLDSPDVDWEPQGFLNQDEEETTSEARARESEEPRTASPVGRREGEQRETLTVQPAPETLDSKSERTNVGDGPEESASQIGQRTSEIQQHSFSQIAREDSPTSEPESPITLETISVKLLTSVRPTDPARSSAASVGHNSQEQLLRDHWFSAPDLAEDLTVCIHIAVMDLIYWKDIERSGLVLTALVVGLLSLFQLSIISVVSTVSLAVMCFTISVRIYYQFLHILSWGDGEHPFKSYLDLDISLSGEQADIYMKKAISLALSAVDTLRRLFFVENLFESLKFLFLMYLVTYLGGLCNGLTILIISVIALFSLPLFYEKRQEQVDGFIGRIQAQIDSVKDFLRRLAQGGGPPPDTTPGGAKPKSQ, from the exons ATGGGCCAGGTTTTAGGATTCTCCCACTGCC AGGAATATGGCTCTGTGGCGTCCACCCCAGACTCAACACCTCCATGCACCGATG GCGGCAACGAGGAGTCAGAGATGTGCGATCTGCAAACAGCCAGAGAGTGGTCCGACGATGACGATGAAGAAGTGGAGACAGGAGATCCGGACGACGACGAAGGACAAGGTTCCTCCCCGTCCATCTGGGGGACTCCTCGCCAGCACTCCTTCGAGCTGACCTTCTCTTACATCGCCATCGCAGAGGCCGAAGCGGTTGGGAGCTCACGCCACCATCGTGAGCGACGCAGGGGCGTCCCCCGGCTGGGACGCGCTCCTTTGATTCGAACTGACACGCTGGAAATGCTGTTAGACTCCCCTGATGTGGACTGGGAGCCACAGGGGTTTCTCAATCAAGATGAAGAAGAGACAACATCAGAGGCTAGAGCGCGGGAGTCAGAGGAACCAAGGACAGCAAGCCCTGTGGGAAGAAGGGAAGGGGAACAAAGGGAAACTCTTACAGTGCAGCCCGCTCCTGAAACTCTGGACTCAAAAAGTGAAAGGACAAATGTGGGAGATGGACCAGAAGAGAGCGCAAGTCAGATTGGTCAACGAACTTCTGAGATCCAGCAACACAGTTTCTCACAGATAGCTCGGG AGGATTCACCAACCTCAGAGCCCGAGTCTCCCATCACCTTGGAAACCATTTCAGTCAAGCTGCTCACCTCTGTGCGACCCACAGACCCAGCGCGCTCGTCTGCGGCTTCCGTAGGCCACAACTCTCAGGAACAGCTGCTCAGAGATCACTGGTTTTCAGCACCGGACCTAGCAGAGGATCTGACCGTATGCATCCACATAGCAG TGATGGACCTCATCTACTGGAAGGACATAGAGAGAAGTGGCCTGGTGCTCACAGCCTTGGTGGTGGGCTTACTTTCCCTGTTTCAGCTCAGCATCATCTCTGTGGTCTCCACCGTCTCCCTGGCGGTCATGTGCTTCACCATCTCTGTACGCATTTATTACCAGTTTCTCCACATCCTCAGCTGGGGGGACGGAGAACATCCTTTCAA GTCATACTTGGATCTTGACATCAGTTTAAGTGGAGAGCAGGCTGACATCTACATGAAAAAAGCCATTTCTCTGGCTCTGTCTGCTGTTGATACCCTGAGGAGgctgttttttgtagaaaatcttTTTGAATCCCTCAAG TTCCTGTTTCTGATGTACCTTGTCACATATCTGGGAGGCCTTTGCAATGGCCTTACCATCCTCATCATCA GTGTGATTGCTCTCTTTTCTTTGCCCCTTTTCTATGAAAAACGGCAG GAGCAAGTGGATGGCTTTATTGGAAGAATTCAGGCCCAAATTGACAGCGTGAAGGACTT tcTGCGAAGACTTGCCCAAGGCGGCGGCCCTCCTCCTGATACAACTCCTGGTGGTGCCAAGCCTAAATCCCAGTAA
- the rtn2a gene encoding reticulon-2a isoform X3, which yields MASKVMDLIYWKDIERSGLVLTALVVGLLSLFQLSIISVVSTVSLAVMCFTISVRIYYQFLHILSWGDGEHPFKSYLDLDISLSGEQADIYMKKAISLALSAVDTLRRLFFVENLFESLKFLFLMYLVTYLGGLCNGLTILIISVIALFSLPLFYEKRQEQVDGFIGRIQAQIDSVKDFLRRLAQGGGPPPDTTPGGAKPKSQ from the exons ATGGCCAGTAAAG TGATGGACCTCATCTACTGGAAGGACATAGAGAGAAGTGGCCTGGTGCTCACAGCCTTGGTGGTGGGCTTACTTTCCCTGTTTCAGCTCAGCATCATCTCTGTGGTCTCCACCGTCTCCCTGGCGGTCATGTGCTTCACCATCTCTGTACGCATTTATTACCAGTTTCTCCACATCCTCAGCTGGGGGGACGGAGAACATCCTTTCAA GTCATACTTGGATCTTGACATCAGTTTAAGTGGAGAGCAGGCTGACATCTACATGAAAAAAGCCATTTCTCTGGCTCTGTCTGCTGTTGATACCCTGAGGAGgctgttttttgtagaaaatcttTTTGAATCCCTCAAG TTCCTGTTTCTGATGTACCTTGTCACATATCTGGGAGGCCTTTGCAATGGCCTTACCATCCTCATCATCA GTGTGATTGCTCTCTTTTCTTTGCCCCTTTTCTATGAAAAACGGCAG GAGCAAGTGGATGGCTTTATTGGAAGAATTCAGGCCCAAATTGACAGCGTGAAGGACTT tcTGCGAAGACTTGCCCAAGGCGGCGGCCCTCCTCCTGATACAACTCCTGGTGGTGCCAAGCCTAAATCCCAGTAA